The following are from one region of the Ischnura elegans chromosome 12, ioIscEleg1.1, whole genome shotgun sequence genome:
- the LOC124169279 gene encoding uncharacterized protein LOC124169279, translating to MEEELDRLTKGLDENIDDEVTENVSMIERRNRRRSSIFAEVRKSLSEMKEANKSICSGSDSQPCEEELLKRYIDELRRERKDWSDIMKKRKQDYEVTSKEINYHRQKRRAMTEKECLPFLEDDDKKYLRNLPNFSKIAKKYHRLTIKNNTLEALKRYNATLGGLMLDLVCEDLEAAKGTIVQYSVNQPV from the exons ATGGAAGAGGAATTAGACAGATTAACCAAAGGCTTGGACGAAAATATTGATGATGAAGTTACGGAAAACGTGTCAATGATCGAAAGGAGGAATAGAAGAAGATCGAGCATTTTTGCTGAAGTTAGGAAAAGCCTGTCAGAGATGAAAGAAG CCAATAAATCTATCTGCTCTGGCTCAGATAGTCAACCGTGTGAGGAGGAACTCCTTAAAAG GTACATAGACGAAttaagaagagagagaaaagattGGTCAGATATCATGAAAAAGAGGAAGCAAGACTACGAAGTGACAAGCAA AGAAATCAATTACCACCGCCAAAAACGACGTGCAATGACTGAGAAGGAATGTCTTCCGTTCTTAGAAGATGACGATAAGAAATACCTGAGAAATCTTCCGAATTTCtccaaaattgcaaaaaaatatcatagaCTAACGATAAAGAATAACACTTTGGAGGCATTGAAAAGATATAACGCCACATTGGGTGGATTGATGCTGGATTTGGTTTGTGAAGATCTTGAGGCTGCAAAAGGCACCATTGTACAGTATTCTGTGAATCAACCTGTGTGA